A single genomic interval of Spinacia oleracea cultivar Varoflay chromosome 6, BTI_SOV_V1, whole genome shotgun sequence harbors:
- the LOC110788240 gene encoding pentatricopeptide repeat-containing protein DOT4, chloroplastic — MEALASQSLPYLNFKRYLPLKDHSRCNFHPKLHAQVASTSKDLSMSHHVLDKMPTTDTFSWNHLIRTHLEIGEIDNVMYIYQKMLIRGVRPDKHTIPRILAASRLSNSLFLGRQVHAHAVKLGISCEDYVITALMKMYGHLDGAKTVKQVLNTSSVGKSSIFGTLLISMYLKENKPRFAIDMFYQMVTLGAEIDAVAIMTAVGACSMLQSLHEGRKVHGIAKACGLETHVLVCNSLLKMYVDCGSIENAREVFDAMSSRDSISWTELIRGYVKNGGFNEGLKLFKKMTSEGIRPDPHAVSSILPACARMTAHKQGKEIHGYLIRNGVEMNVTVENALIDMYVKSGSIESASKVFSRMVVKDAISWTIMIYGYSLHGQGALGVKLFHEMKKYNLEIDEVAYSSVLYACVVANLVQEGRTLFSFIRRPNVRHYALMVLLLARAGFFNEAKIFIEVNKIGQHAEVVRALLDGCRNHRNVKTGKKIIEQLCDLEPLNADNYILLSNWYAVNAKWDWVDKLRETIRDMGLVPKKAYSWIEFHNKIHVFGTGDVSHPRSEKLYWDLQCLMKKIKEEGYVSDTDFSLHDVDEERECIPVGHSEMLAISFGLVSTRRSTIQITKNSRVCHNCHEMAKVISRLEAREIILKDPNCFHHFKDGHCSCGDLW; from the coding sequence ATGGAAGCACTTGCATCACAGTCACTACCATACTTGAATTTCAAGAGATACTTGCCTCTGAAAGACCATTCTAGGTGTAATTTTCACCCAAAACTGCATGCTCAAGTGGCCTCAACATCAAAGGATTTATCAATGAGCCATCATGTGCTAGATAAGATGCCTACGACAGATACTTTTTCTTGGAACCATCTGATCCGAACCCATCTTGAGATTGGAGAGATAGACAATGTCATGTACATATATCAGAAAATGTTGATACGAGGTGTTCGTCCTGATAAGCACACAATTCCTCGAATTTTGGCTGCTTCTCGCCTTTCAAATTCATTGTTTCTTGGTAGACAAGTTCATGCTCATGCTGTTAAACTCGGTATTTCTTGTGAAGACTATGTCATTACTGCTTTGATGAAAATGTATGGCCATTTAGATGGTGCCAAAACAGTGAAACAGGTATTAAATACGTCGAGTGTGGGAAAAAGCTCCATCTTTGGGACCTTGCTAATCTCCATGTACTTAAAGGAAAATAAACCCAGATTTGCAATTGACATGTTCTACCAAATGGTAACTTTGGGGGCTGAGATTGATGCAGTGGCAATAATGACTGCAGTTGGTGCTTGTAGCATGCTGCAATCGTTACATGAAGGAAGAAAAGTACATGGGATAGCCAAAGCTTGTGGATTGGAAACTCATGTCTTGGTATGTAATTCCTTGCTGAAAATGTATGTGGATTGTGGAAGCATTGAAAATGCTCGTGAAGTTTTTGATGCTATGTCATCTAGAGACTCCATCTCTTGGACAGAACTGATCCGTGGTTATGTGAAGAATGGGGGATTCAATGAAGGTCTCAAATTGTTCAAAAAGATGACGTCAGAAGGCATTCGCCCTGATCCACATGCAGTATCAAGCATTTTACCTGCTTGTGCAAGGATGACTGCCCATAAGCAGGGCAAAGAAATTCATGGTTACTTGATTAGGAATGGTGTTGAGATGAACGTTACAGTGGAGAATGCTCTTATAGACATGTATGTCAAATCAGGATCCATCGAATCTGCTTCTAAGGTCTTCAGTAGGATGGTAGTTAAAGATGCCATTTCATGGACAATCATGATATATGGCTACAGCCTTCATGGACAAGGAGCACTTGGGGTTAAATTGTTCCATGAAATGAAAAAATACAATCTTGAAATTGATGAAGTTGCATATTCTTCTGTTCTCTATGCTTGTGTGGTAGCGAATTTGGTTCAAGAAGGGAGGACGTTATTTAGTTTTATTAGGAGACCTAATGTCAGGCATTATGCTTTAATGGTTTTGCTTCTGGCCCGTGCTGGATTTTTTAACGAGGCAAAGATATTTATTGAGGTAAATAAAATTGGACAACATGCAGAGGTGGTAAGAGCTTTGTTAGATGGATGCAGGAACCATCGAAATGTTAAAACAGGGAAGAAAATCATTGAGCAACTTTGTGATTTAGAACCACTTAATGCTGATAATTACATTTTGTTGTCAAATTGGTATGCTGTCAATGCAAAATGGGACTGGGTTGACAAATTGAGGGAAACAATCAGAGACATGGGTTTGGTACCTAAGAAAGCATATAGTTGGATAGAGTTCCACAATAAAATTCATGTATTTGGGACTGGTGATGTGTCCCATCCAAGATCTGAAAAATTGTACTGGGATCTCCAATGTTTGATGAAGAAGATAAAAGAAGAGGGATATGTTTCTGACACAGATTTTAGTCTCCATGACGttgatgaggagagagaatgcaTCCCAGTGGGGCATAGTGAAATGCTTGCCATTTCCTTTGGGTTAGTTAGCACCCGCAGGAGTACAATTCAGATAACTAAAAACAGTCGTGTTTGTCACAACTGTCATGAAATGGCCAAAGTCATATCTAGACTAGAAGCCCGTGAGATCATATTGAAGGATCCCAATTGCTTTCACCATTTTAAGGATGGACATTGCTCTTGTGGAGACTTGTGGTAA